Below is a window of bacterium DNA.
GTACTCGGTGGAATGGAACGGGTGTGACGAGGGCGGACGGGAACTCCCCAGCGGCATCTATTTCTATCGACTCAAGGCCGGTTCCATCGCGATCAACCGCAAGATGGTCTTGATCCGCTGAACCCCGGAGGGAGAGAAGTATGGAGAACACCAGGCTGAAGATTCTAACCGGGGGTCTGTTGCTGACCCTCGCTCTGGCCTGCGCATGCAGCACGCCCTCGGCCCCCGAGTTCAACATCGAGCCGGCCTATCTGAGCGATGTGTCCAAGGGTTGGAGTCTGTTCGCCCAAGGAAATTTCGCCCTGGCCGCGACCAGTTTCCGCTCCGCGATAGCCCGGGATGTGCAACAGGATTATTATGAGGCCCATATCGGCCTGGGCTGGGCCATGGCGATGCAGGATTCGCTGCAGAAGGCCGTGCTCAATTTCGACCTGGCGCTGGACCGCGCTCCGAAGGACTCCCGGGACAGCGTCAACATCCTGAGCGGCCTGAGCTTCGCCTACCGTGATCTCAACCCGCCCGATTACCAGAAAGTCCGGGATGACGCCGTGGTGGTGCTGGAGAAAGACCCGAGCTTCGTCTTCGCCTACCGCACCTCGATCAACGCGCAGGATGTCAAAGCGGTCCTGGCGGAGGCATATTTCAACCTCGGGCAGTACGAGGAGGCGGCCGCTATTGCCGACCCGGGCGGCACGCTCGACCCGAGCGCCGATGATTACAATCAGAAATTGCTTTCCAAGATCAATCAATTGCTCACTATCAGCCGGGAAGGAGTGTGAGCGGTGATGATGCGAGCAGCCCTGGCCACCCTTGCCCTCAGCCTGGCGTTCTGCCTGGCGCCGCAAAGCGCCGCGGCCCAGATGCAGACCGTCGAGCAGCTATACCAGGCCGGACAGAGCGTGGACCGGGCCAAGAAATATCAGGAGATGAACCTCTGGGATGAGGCCGAGCGCGAGTACTGGAACGCGGTGGCCGAGGATTTCAACAACATCCAGGCCCGGTTGGGGCTGGGCGAGGTCTATCGCCGCAAAGAGATGTTCGACAAGGCGATCGAGAACTACCAGATCGTACTGAAGCAGCAGCCCGACAACGTGGACGTGCAGTACATGATCAGCCTGTCGTACTATGACGCCCACCAGTACGCCAAAGCGCGCGAGGCCGCCGAAAAGGCCCTCCAGATGAACCCCGACCTGGCCAAGGCCGAAAACCTGGTGCGCCTGAGCGAGGTGAAGAACCAGGAGCAGCAGCAGGTGATGACCGAGCTGCGCCGCAAGGAGGAGGCCGCCCTGGTGCGCTACCGCGAGGTGCAGGATGTCAAGGAGTCGGCGCTGATCGGCAATTTCGTCCCCGGCTGGCGGCTGATCCAGACCGCCGAGACCCGGCCGATGCTGACCGGCTACACTATTCTGGGGGCCACGGCTGGGATGTTCCTGGCCGGCTACATGCTGCGCTCGGCCGGCTCCAAGAGCTACACCAGCGCGGTCCAGGCGCTCACCCGCGAGGAGTACCAGAGCTTCATCAACACGGGCCAGACCCGCTACAAGATAGGCGGCT
It encodes the following:
- a CDS encoding tetratricopeptide repeat protein, translated to MENTRLKILTGGLLLTLALACACSTPSAPEFNIEPAYLSDVSKGWSLFAQGNFALAATSFRSAIARDVQQDYYEAHIGLGWAMAMQDSLQKAVLNFDLALDRAPKDSRDSVNILSGLSFAYRDLNPPDYQKVRDDAVVVLEKDPSFVFAYRTSINAQDVKAVLAEAYFNLGQYEEAAAIADPGGTLDPSADDYNQKLLSKINQLLTISREGV
- a CDS encoding tetratricopeptide repeat protein; the encoded protein is MMRAALATLALSLAFCLAPQSAAAQMQTVEQLYQAGQSVDRAKKYQEMNLWDEAEREYWNAVAEDFNNIQARLGLGEVYRRKEMFDKAIENYQIVLKQQPDNVDVQYMISLSYYDAHQYAKAREAAEKALQMNPDLAKAENLVRLSEVKNQEQQQVMTELRRKEEAALVRYREVQDVKESALIGNFVPGWRLIQTAETRPMLTGYTILGATAGMFLAGYMLRSAGSKSYTSAVQALTREEYQSFINTGQTRYKIGGYMVDAALGITLLNLVDSYFFDHHIFGGRTRVKPSLPDRDRHRTY